Proteins encoded within one genomic window of Apis mellifera strain DH4 linkage group LG1, Amel_HAv3.1, whole genome shotgun sequence:
- the LOC408594 gene encoding triple functional domain protein isoform X1, with translation MDGTRAAEVLPLLQERLAILPGSRDRRGGPVLLFPTTPRRERAKPEDYRRLLQYLLTVPSDEARGLRFTVIVDMRGATWDSVKPILKVLHEHFHRSIHVAFIIKPENFWQKQRTSLAKQKKYNFEINTISLEALTKVIDPSQLTADLDGSLQYDHAQWIDTRLAVEDFTWQASDLLDRLDDLQEDLSRNDFADDVAGAKHGIDLHNEMKKKIMKVPVEEIEVIGQRLLQRFDNNIAASSGEGGSIESGATGGTDPDGRALAALVIQHLDSVHAAQQHLLQLWHIKKMKLDQCFQLRLFEQDCEKMFDWICHNREGFLANYVEIGRSYQLAKNLQEEHKHFTISSMNVYVNINKILTMASRLLETQHYAAGHVRAVAGRLDRAWKEFAAGLDERTAVLSLSVVFHHKAEQYVDSVAGWSQACDAGNLPNEIPILESHIRQHQTLYEAMCQAYTEVYDAYQALLSGLGSMLQVCHGFVSTHSSSSDTFCIDYSQDGHGIDGHSGMSGNPAADYSEGASHVLAVIHQILGHHRALEARWHARKVKLHQRLALRLFQEDVKQVLDWLTNHGEVFIRKNTGVGRNLQKARVYQKSHEHFENVAQNTYTNATKLLTAAQELAHTGECAADEIYAVAQELEAHVSSFAARVEQRRRRLDLAVVFYTHEKELSGWVDELRQELQQDEVAENLETAERLLEQCAQHRASCMEACASTIVQGEALLRELRESTDAPDTTGSISAVEAALDRLASLRQELEDLWATRKLRLELCLRLRVFERDALEASGQLEMWAQELQGPSREGSPEQLLRAHNDGVAHMQNTAFQVLQQGQELAQVLEQAGVCIMADGQHSAATRVQVLLEFLNEREMDAEDLAEMRRVRLEQASQLVQLQTDATHVANWIRNGEAMLLASLRVPENLQDAEQLRLEHEQFQVAIEKTHTSAVQVKHRADALVSANHYDPKSIREVAEDVTKRWQQLVTCAEERHKLVTASINFYKTAEQVRSVLDSLEREYKRDEDWCASGEKATQVPTLVGKHQEQKEAFLKACTLVRRTAETFLKYTNRSLQFYSYQANSAGSENKVKNILEELLSKENRVLEYWTQRKKRLDHCHQYVLFERSAKQALEWIRETGELYLATHTNVGKNRIENEQLLREHNEFKGAAKETRERVKLLIQLADNLVEKGHAHAVAIKQSVAEVDQRYKDFSTRMDCYKTQIEEDLGIQSDDGQKDLSIDRNSDPLLEEKIKGKDLKELNEEKRRSARRKEFIMAELLQTERTYVKDLETCIRCFLEETRCGKGNVPSGLQGRESIIFSNMEEIHQFHSNIFLRELEKYETMPEDVGHCFVTWAPKFDMYVTYCKNKPESNQLLVTHGGTWFEELQRKHRVEHPIAAYLIKPVQRITKYQLLLKDLQACCQEGQGEIKDGLEVMLNVPKKANDALHLSMLEGCDVRIDTLGDVVLQDSFTVWDPKQLIRKGRDRHIFLFELYLLFSKEVKDSAGKVKYIYKSRLMTSELGVTEHIEGDECKFAVWTGRAPTSDTRVVLRANSMDAKQLWVKRLREVIQETYFSLSMPKSPAKKSSSQRSSRDLEECTSLDDSVENLDRNSLASFGSTNTTDSDKTGVAEVTWVIADHSAAPGSKELTVTKGQQVEVLENGSNISGVNTSEWTHVRLLVAPGQVDPPPEGLVPTSALKQPPPVSSKTSPSRKVPGQQQQQQQQQQQQQQQQQQQQQQLHYQQQSSSQVQTVASSGGFATASSAAGVAGSSSTVATSVTPVLPIQNVPVLPDETENVANDGSTPANTNSPGNKRRGFSGRKWLPPPLRKLSQGKVEKSPPTTTATATSMTSIVPPSGDRLKKNVSEKRFKLPTGAEQSRPSRTASISISALTTATASMRVSASEADLDTELQPGIEGEEDEGETEQSEPELEEDVPEPDNTEALTYSEQNGADDVEDELELPPPMKPITEPILVGTANGASGSAITTEGCGKSRTSERSTKILDGATTVDLAEIEQIVKERMEQHTENQERQSLMRTPSGKNSSIGGSGDNDYDKDAVSSATIATTTIASSTTIMTTAATATVATGITMTTTTTKMGTTSSPAHGNSEEYDLESAVLVKRQFVIRELVETEKDYVNDLKQIVEGYMALMRDSESQVPLPDDLRGGKDKMVFGNIEAIYEWHRDFFLKALERCLERPEELGPLFKRYERKLHMYVVYCQNKPVSEYIVSEYIDTYFEDLRQKLGHRLQLCDLLIKPVQRITKYQLLLREALRLTERTQRISEIEGLRAAVHVMRIIPKAANDMMDVARLQGFDGKITAQGKLLLHGPLLVSEFSSNLPSKEKEWQVFLFEQNIIFSEAVGKKTQFTNPVYIYKAHIQVNKMSLEECYDDSEKFIIRSTDPRKPGLGFSCSAVEENGPRKQEWVDTITAILQTQRDFLKAIQSPIAYQKELTKDPFRGVSPDSPCRGSVLSSTIPNMSKTNEERRNEIAATTSSKALATAAAATATATSVLQRPRTGGLDQDSSQSPSPSKSRLNFLEGFRSTLRPRSPVRNNSIPIVPGSRVRLTADWGKLHAGEELEIFRVDGPGLIVSPVIGKKEEFWIPASLVPNSSISRAWSFRPRRIDTDGENVRLPQDMCAEENGPPAILTIPCSIRATAGGVARLVLEARRVERALVRWRKEGQRCDIEESDRYRLYRTNDSLCLEIAPCLPSDSGIYHCRVEHETGSCSAKIPLSIVGIDTTNAWCDTIECNRSNGLTIKETSSIVTLSDSRKKVTKNVEIEQFNNKYIELEELGIGRFARVCCAKEKGFDREVALKQISRLKQPLSLTRAEYDLLRNIRHDNIVRAFALFEDTPQPDIDTIVLELVKGSTLFIYLGEQIEYTEATVAKYTGQLLSALYWLHSRKRAHLDLKPENVLIDEKTGVVKLIDLGEAVRAVPLDEVVPPVDLEFAAPESVLGKPTGSYTDMWAAGVFLYVLLSGLSPFLDDSIEETTANILKCDFCFPDEYFKDISSDVKNLLETLLCLRGEDRATAQLILSSPWFKISIGATIPSSRMVAFIDRRAHRSKHHQDRNSSFYS, from the exons ATGGATGGAACAAGAGCTGCAGAGGTTTTACCTTTGCTGCAAGAACGTTTGGCCATTCTGCCAGGTAGCCGAGATCGCAGAGGTGGACCAGTACTTTTATTTCCTACTACACCAAGACGTGAAAGAGCCAAACCTGAAGATTATCGCCgtcttttacaatatttattgacTGTGCCCAGTGATGAAGCTAGGGGTTTACGTTTCACTGTGATTGTGGATATGCGTGGTGCTACTTGGGATTCTGTCAAACCAATTCTAAag gtATTGCATGAACACTTTCATCGATCAATACATGTTGCTTTTATCATTAAACCTGAAAATTTCTGGCAAAAACAACGGACATCATTAGCcaagcaaaaaaaatataattttgaa ATAAATACTATAAGTTTAGAAGCTTTGACAAAAGTAATTGATCCATCACAATTGACAGCAGATTTAGATGGATCATTACAATATGATCATGCTCAATGGATTGATACAAGATTAGCTGTAGAAGATTTTACATGGCAAGCAAGCGATCTTCTCGATAGATTAGACGATTTACAAGAGGATTTAAGTCGAAACGATTTTGCGGACGATGTAGCTGGAGCAAAACACGGAATTGATTTGCATaatgaaatgaagaaaaaaattatgaaagttCCGGTAGAAGAAATTGAAGTTATCGGTCAGCGATTGTTACAACGCTTCGATAATA ATATAGCAGCGAGTAGTGGCGAAGGCGGTAGTATAGAAAGCGGAGCAACCGGTGGCACCGATCCTGATGGACGAGCATTAGCCGCGTTAGTAATTCAACACTTGGATTCTGTACATGCTGCACAACAACATCTTCTACAATTGTGGCATATTAAGAAGATGAAATTGGATCAGTGCTTTCAACTAAGACTTTTCGAACAAGATTGTGAAAAAATGTTCGATTGGATTTGTCACAATAGAGAAGGATTTTTAGCGAATTACGTTGAAATTGGACGTTCTTATCAACTCGCTAAGAATTTGCAGGAAGAGCACAAACATTTCACTATAAGTTCTATGAACGTTtatgtgaatataaataagattttaacgATGGCCAGCCGTTTGCTTGAAACTCAACATTATGCTGCCGGACACGTAAGAGCAGTAGCTGGCCGACTAGATCGAGCTTGGAAAGAATTCGCAGCAGGGCTTGATGAGCGTACTGCGGTTCTTAGTTTAAGCGTTGTATTTCATCATAAGGCAGAGCAATATGTTGATAGCGTTGCAGGATGGAGTCAAGCTTGTGATGCTGGCAATCTACCTAACGAAATACCGATTTTGGAATCTCATATACGGCAACATCAAACTCTTTATGAAGCAATGTGTCAAGCTTACACAGAG GTATATGACGCGTATCAGGCACTTTTGAGTGGACTAGGCTCAATGCTGCAAGTTTGTCACGGCTTCGTTTCGACGCACAGTTCGAGCTCGGATACATTTTGCATCGATTAT AGTCAAGATGGACATGGCATTGATGGGCATTCTGGTATGAGTGGGAATCCTGCTGCGGATTATAGCGAAGGTGCGTCTCATGTATTGGCAGTGATCCATCAAATTTTGGGTCATCATAGAGCGTTGGAAGCTCGTTGGCATGCTCGAAAAGTCAAACTGCATCAACGACTCGCGTTAAG ATTATTTCAAGAAGATGTGAAACAAGTTTTGGATTGGTTAACTAATCACGGCGAAgtttttattagaaagaatACAGGTGTTGGTCGTAATCTTCAAAAAGCGAGAGTATATCAGAAAAGTCACgaacattttgaaaatgtcGCACAG aaTACATATACGAATGCTACTAAACTACTTACTGCTGCACAAGAATTGGCGCATACTGGTGAATGTGCTGCTGATGAGATATATGCTGTAGCGCAAGAATTAGAGGCTCACGTCAGTAGTTTTGCGGCAAGAGTCGAACAACGTCGTCGAAGATTAGATTTAGCAGTTGTATTTTATACACATGAAAAAGAG ttaagTGGTTGGGTTGACGAATTACGACAAGAATTACAACAAGACGAAGTGGCGGAGAATTTAGAAACAGCGGAAAGATTGTTGGAACAATGTGCACAACATCGAGCCTCTTGCATGGAAGCATGTGCATCGACTATTGTTCAGGGAGAAGCATTGCTTCGAGAATTGCGAGAATCTACTGATGCTCCTGATACTACTGGCTCT atatcTGCGGTAGAAGCTGCATTAGATAGGTTAGCGAGCTTAAGACAGGAATTAGAAGATTTATGGGCTACTAGAAAATTAAGGCTAGAATTATGTTTACGACTACGAGTATTTGAAAGAGATGCTCTAGAAGCGAGCGGTCAATTAGAGATGTGGGCACAAGAATTACAAGGCCCATCTCGAGAAGGTTCTCCTGAACAATTATTACGTGCTCATAATGATGGTGTTGCTCATATGCAGAATACTGCATTTCAAGTTCTGCAACAAGGTCAAGAACTTGCTcag GTGTTGGAACAAGCAGGAGTTTGCATAATGGCAGATGGACAACATAGTGCTGCAACTAGAGTACAAGTgcttcttgaatttttaaacgaaagagaaaTGGATGCGGAAGATTTAGCGGAGATGAGAAGAGTTCGTTTAGAACAAGCTTCTCAACTGGTTCAATTACAAACCGATGCTACACATGTTGCAAATTGGATTCGTAATGGAGAAGCTATGTTATTAGCTTCTTTGAGAGTTCCGGAAAATCTTCAAGATGCAGAACAGCTTCGTTTAGAACATGAACAGTTTCAAGTCGCTATAGAAAAAACACATACTTCAGCTGTTCAg GTAAAACACAGAGCAGATGCGCTAGTGAGTGCTAATCATTATGACCCAAAGAGTATAAGAGAGGTAGCTGAGGATGTAACTAAAAGATGGCAACAACTTGTGACGTGTGCAGAGGAAAGACATAAACTAGTAACAGCTagcattaatttttacaaaacggCAGAACAAGTCCGTTCCGTATTAGATAGTCTTGAACGTGAATATAAAAGAGACGAAGATTGGTGTGCTTCTGGTGAAAAAGCTACACAAGTTCCAACACTTGTTGGCAAACATCAAGAACAAAAAGAAGCATTTTTAAAAGCATGCACATTAGTACGGCGAACTGCGGaaacatttcttaaatatacgAATCGTAGTCTTCAATTTTATAGTTATCAGGCAAATAGTGCTGGCTCTGAgaataaagttaaaa atattttggaGGAGTTACTTAGTAAAGAGAATCGTGTGCTCGAATACTGGACGCAACGTAAGAAACGATTGGATCATTGTCATCAGTATGTTCTGTTTGAGCGTAGTGCTAAACAGGCTTTAGAATGGATTAGAGAAACGGGTGAATTATATCTAGCAACACATACCAACGTTGGtaaaaatcgtatcgaaaaCGAACAATTATTGCGCGAGCACAATGAATTTAAAGGTGCTGCGAag GAAACACGAGAAAGAGTAAAGCTGTTGATTCAACTTGCTGATAATTTAGTCGAGAAAGGACATGCTCATGCAGTGGCAATCAAACAATCTGTTGCTGAAGTGGATCAACGATATAAGGATTTTAGTACGCGTATGGATTGTTATAAAACACAAATTGAAGAAGATCTTGGAATTCAATCAGACGATGGTCAAAAGGATCTTTCTATCGATCGCAATTCCGATCCGTTACTCGAGGAAAAGATCAAaggaaaagatttaaaagaattaaacgaagaaaaaagaagatcagCGCGGCGAAAGGA ATTTATAATGGCTGAACTGCTACAAACAGAACGAACTTACGTGAAAGATTTAGAAACCTGTATTCGATGTTTTTTGGAAGAAACACGTTGTGGAAAAGGAAATGTTCCATCTGGATTGCAAGGACgagaatctataatttttagtaatatgGAAGAGATTCATCAATTTCATAGTAACATATTTCTTCGTGAACTTGAAAAATACGAAACTATGCCCGAAGATGTTGGACATTGTTTTGTAACATGg gCACCTAAGTTTGATATGTATGTGACATATTGCAAGAATAAACCAGAAAGTAATCAATTGTTAGTTACTCATGGTGGGACATGGTTTGAAGAATTACAAAGAAAACATCGAGTTGAACATCCGATTGCTGCATACTTAATTAAACCCGTACaaagaataacaaaatatcaattattattaaaagatcttCAG gCCTGTTGCCAAGAAGGACAGGGCGAAATAAAGGACGGCCTTGAAGTAATGTTAAATGTGCCTAAGAAAGCAAACGATGCCTTACATTTAAGTATGCTGGAAGGTTGCGATGTAAGAATAGATACATTAGGTGATGTAGTATTACAGGATTCTTTTACGGTATGGGATCCCAAACAATTGATTAGAAAAGGCAGAGATCGGCACATAtttctatttgaattatatctgCTCTTTAGCAAAGAAGTGAAAGATTCGGCTGGGAAg gTGAAATACATTTACAAAAGTCGTTTAATGACTTCTGAGTTGGGTGTAACTGAACATATTGAAGGTGACGAATGCAAATTCGCAGTATGGACAGGTCGTGCACCGACTAGCGATACACGCGTTGTTCTTCGAGCCAATTCAATGGATGCTAAGCAATTATGGGTGAAAAGATTACGCGAAGTTATTCAAGAAACATATTTCAGTTTAAGTATGCCCAAGAGTCCTGCGAAAAAAAGTTCAAGTCAACGATCCAGTAGAGATCTTGAAGAATGTACTTCTTTGGATGATAGTGTCGAGAATTTGGATAGAAATTCTTTGGCATCTTTTGGCTCTACTAATACTACAGACTCAGATAAa aCTGGCGTAGCCGAGGTGACCTGGGTGATTGCCGATCACTCTGCAGCACCGGGTTCGAAAGAGTTGACGGTAACGAAAGGCCAACAAGTTGAAGTATTAGAAAATGGAAGTAACATCAGCGGTGTGAATACATCCGAGTGGACTCACGTGCGTTTACTAGTTGCTCCAGGACAAGTTGATCCTCCTCCAGAAGGATTAGTTCCTACTAGTGCGCTTAAACAACCCCCTCCAGTTTCTAGTAAAACTTCACCATCTAGGAAAGTTCCAggacagcagcagcagcaacaacaacaacagcagcaacagcaacagcagcagcagcagcaacaacaacaattacaTTATCAACAACAATCGAGTAGTCAAGTTCAAACTGTCGCATCCAGTGGAGGATTTGCAACTGCGTCCTCTGCTGCTGGAGTAGCAGGCTCTTCGTCGACTGTTGCAACAAGTGTAACACCTGTGTTACCAATTCAAAATGTTCCTGTGTTGCCGGATGAAACTG aaaacgtTGCAAACGATGGAAGTACTCCTGCGAACACAAATTCTCCAGGAAACAAAAGGCGTGGCTTTAGCGG gagaAAGTGGTTACCTCCACCATTGCGTAAACTTAGTCAAGGTAAAGTCGAGAAATCGCCACCGACGACGACAGCGACAGCGACATCGATGACATCGATTGTACCGCCATCAGGTGATCGGTTGAAAAAGAATGTCTCGGAAAAACGATTCAAATTACCGACTGGTGCGGAACAATCTCGACCGTCCAGAACTGCTTCTATTTCTATCTCCGCGTTAACAACAGCGACTGCCTCTATGCGTGTGTCTGCTTCTGAAGCGGACCTTGACACTGAACTTCAACCAGGAATCGAAGGAGAAGAGGACGAAGGAGAAACGGAACAATCGGAACCAGAATTGGAAGAAGATGTACCGGAACCCGATAACACAGAAGCTTTAACTTACTCGGAACAAAATGGAGCGGACGATGTCGAAGACGAATTAGAACTTCCTCCGCCGATGAAACCCATCACTGAACCGATACTTGTAGGAACTGCGAATGGAGCATCGGGATCAGCAATTACAACAGAAGGCTGTGGAAAATCTCGA acatcTGAACGTTCAACGAAGATTCTTGACGGTGCCACGACGGTTGATTTGGCTGAAATTGAACAGAtcgtaaaagaaagaatg GAACAACATACGGAAAACCAAGAAAGACAAAGTCTGATGCGAACACCTAGTGGTAAAAATTCAAGCATTGGTGGCAGTGGGGATAACGATTACGACAAAGATGCAGTATCGAGCGCAACTATTGCTACTACGACGATTGCTTCATCGACGACGATAATGACAACAGCAGCGACGGCCACTGTTGCGACGGGGATaacgatgacgacgacgacgactaaGATGGGAACAACGAGTAGCCCTGCTCACGGGAATTCGGAGGAATACGACTTGGAAAGCGCGGTGCTAGTAAAACGACAATTCGTTATTCGAGAGTTGGTCGAGACGGAAAAGGATTATGTAAATGATTTGAAGCAAATAGTCGAAGGGTACATGGCATTGATGCGAGATTCTGAATCTCAAGTGCCATTGCCAGATGATTTACGCGGTGGAAAAGACAAAATGGTTTTTGGTAACATAGAGGCAATCTACGAATGGCATAGAGA TTTCTTTCTGAAAGCTTTGGAACGTTGCTTGGAACGGCCGGAAGAGCTTGGGCCGTTGTTTAAGCGATACGAAAGGAAGTTACATATGTATGTTGTTTATTGTCAAAACAAACCAGTCTCCGAGTATATTGTTTCTGAGTATATAGACACCTATTTCGAG GATTTGAGGCAAAAGCTCGGACACCGATTACAATTATGCGATCTTTTAATCAAACCGGTTCAAAGAATCACAAAGTATCAACTTCTTCTTAGAGAGGCATTAAGACTTACCGAACGAACTCAAAGAATTTCGGAAATCGAAGGACTTAGAGCAGCGGTTCATGTAATGCGTATTATTCCAAAAGCGGCCAATGACATGATGGATGTTGCAAGACTTCAAGGTTTCGAC ggaAAAATTACAGCgcaaggaaaattattattgcacgGACCACTTTTAGTCtcagaattttcttcgaatttaccTAGTAAGGAAAAAGAATGGCAAGTCTTCCTGTtcgaacaaaatattatttttagtgaaGCTGTCGGAAAAAAGACACAATTCACCAATCCTGTCTATATTTACAAGGCTCATATTCAG GTGAATAAAATGAGTTTAGAAGAATGTTATGATGATTCGGAGAAGTTTATAATTCGATCAACAGATCCTCGAAAACCTGGCCTTGGATTCTCTTGTAGCGCAGTAGAAGAAAATGGGCCACGGAAGCAGGAGTGGGTAGATACGATCACTGCCATCCTGCAGACCCAACGTGACTTCCTTAAAGCGATACAGTCACCAATTGCCTACCAAAAGGAACTTACCAAAGATCCATT TCGTGGCGTGAGTCCGGATTCTCCGTGTCGAGGGAGTGTACTTTCATCAACAATACCGAACATGTCTAAAACGAACGAAGAACGGAGAAATGAAATCGCTGCTACTACCTCTTCAAAAGCATTAGCTACAGCTGCAGCAGCGACAGCTACGGCAACATCGGTTTTACAGCGACCTCGTACTGGAGGCTTGGATCAGGATTCTTCGCAATCGCCAAGTCCTAGCAAAAGCAGACTGAACTTTCTCGAAGGATTCAGAAGTACTCTACGCCCACGATCACCTGTTCGCAACAACTCTATTCCG ATCGTTCCAGGAAGCAGAGTAAGATTAACCGCAGATTGGGGCAAATTACATGCTGGAGAAGAATTGGAGATCTTCCGTGTGGATGGCCCAGGGCTAATCGTCTCTCCGGTAATCGGGAAAAAGGAGGAATTCTGGATTCCGGCGAGTCTCGTTCCAAATTCATCGATCAGCCGCGCATGGTCTTTCCGTCCGCGAAGAATCGATACCGACGGAGAGAACGTCCGTCTTCCGCAAGATATGTGCGCGGAAGAGAACGGTCCTCCCGCGATTTTGACTATTCCGTGTTCGATCAGGGCGACGGCAGGTGGCGTGGCTCGTCTCGTACTGGAAGCTCGCCGCGTGGAACGTGCACTCGTACGTTGGAGAAAGGAGGGGCAACGATGTGACATCGAGGAAAGCGATCGATATCGACTTTACCGAACGAACGATTCCCTTTGTCTCGAAATTGCTCCTTGCCTTCCTTCTGATTCCGGGATTTACCACTGTCGCGTCGAACATGAAACGGGTTCTTGTTCGGCAAAAATTCCCCTTAGTATCGTAG GTATTGACACGACAAACGCTTGGTGCGATACAATCGAATGCAATCGATCAAATGGATTGACGATAAAGGAAACCTCGTCGATTGTAACGTTGTCggattcgaggaaaaaagtAACGAAAAACGTagaaattgaacaatttaataacaaatatatcgaGCTGGAAGAATTAGGAATTGGTAGATTTGCTAGAGTATGCTGCGCAAAGGAAAAAGGATTCGACCGAGAAGTAGCGCTCAAACAAATATCTCGATTGAAGCAACCGCTGTCGTTAACTCGGGCCGAGTACGATCTTCTCAGAAATATACGCCATGATAATATCGTTCGAGCATTTGCACTTTTCGAGGATACACCTCAACCGGATATCGATACTATCGTTTTAGAGTT GGTCAAGGGTtccacattatttatttatctcggcGAACAAATTGAATATACCGAAGCGACTGTTGCAAAATATACCGGTCAACTACTGTCGGCATTGTACTGGTTACACTCACGTAAACGAGCTCATTTAGACTTAAAACCGGAAAACGTTCTAATTGATGAGAAAACTGGCGTTGTAAAACTAATAGATCTTGGTGAAGCTGTCAGAGCGGTACCACTGGATGAAGTTGTTCCTCCAGTTGATTTGGAATTTGCAGCTCCAGAATCGGTTCTAGGTAAACCAACAGGATCTTATACGGACATGTGGGCTGCCGGTGTTTTTCTTTACGTGTTATTAAG CGGACTTTCTCCCTTTTTGGACGATTCCATTGAAGAAACTACCGCGAACATACTAAAATGCGATTTTTGTTTCcctgatgaatattttaaagatatatcgtCCGATGTAAAAAATCTTCTTGAAACGTTGTTGTGTTTACGCGGAGAAGACAGAGCAACCGCTCAATTAATTCTATCATCACCTTGGTTTAAG ATATCAATTGGTGCAACGATTCCTTCTTCTCGAATGGTTGCATTCATTGACCGCCGCGCTCACCGCTCAAAACATCACCAGGATCGAAATAGcagtttttattcttaa